In Anaerolineales bacterium, the following proteins share a genomic window:
- the coaE gene encoding dephospho-CoA kinase (Dephospho-CoA kinase (CoaE) performs the final step in coenzyme A biosynthesis.) codes for MTKRQGKTIIGLTGNIATGKSVVRRMLEHLGAYTIDADTLAHRVIAKDAPGYKRVLDTFGKWLINKEGQIDRGKLGKLVFSDAEALAQLEAIVHPYVMQAVDLLIRRSTQPVVVIEAIKLLESDLRKECDSIWVTDAPAQIQVERLIRKRGLSPQDALQRVNAQASPREKLDAANIVIKNTGSYDDLWKQVVEGWKAVTSTKGTAPLVATESKPGEFSLERGRPRDSQKIADLVTRLSKGKRAMTPDNVMEAFGEKAFLILHMGGEPVGIAGWQVENLVARTDELYLDPKISADKALPLLIQEVEEASSVLQCEASLVFPPMDLVGFDAVWKNLGYSRRSPESLGSQAWMEAANESMPRGGALFFKQLRADRVLRPI; via the coding sequence GTGACGAAGCGGCAAGGTAAAACGATCATCGGTCTAACCGGCAACATCGCCACCGGCAAAAGCGTGGTGCGGCGTATGCTCGAACATCTCGGCGCGTACACCATTGACGCCGACACGCTCGCCCATCGCGTCATCGCCAAAGACGCGCCGGGCTACAAGCGCGTGCTCGATACGTTCGGAAAGTGGCTGATTAACAAAGAGGGTCAAATTGATCGCGGCAAACTTGGCAAACTCGTTTTCTCCGATGCCGAGGCGCTCGCACAGCTCGAAGCGATCGTCCATCCCTACGTCATGCAGGCGGTAGATTTGCTTATCCGCCGCTCGACCCAACCCGTCGTAGTGATCGAGGCGATCAAACTGCTTGAATCCGATCTGCGGAAAGAATGCGATTCCATTTGGGTCACCGACGCGCCGGCGCAAATCCAAGTGGAACGGCTCATCCGCAAACGCGGACTCAGCCCGCAGGACGCGCTCCAACGCGTCAACGCGCAAGCCTCTCCCAGAGAGAAACTTGACGCGGCAAATATTGTCATCAAAAACACCGGCTCGTACGACGATCTGTGGAAACAAGTCGTCGAGGGATGGAAAGCGGTCACTTCGACAAAGGGAACTGCCCCGCTCGTGGCGACCGAATCGAAGCCCGGAGAGTTTTCGCTCGAACGCGGGCGTCCGCGTGATTCACAAAAGATCGCCGATCTCGTTACGCGCCTAAGCAAAGGCAAGCGCGCCATGACACCCGACAATGTGATGGAAGCCTTCGGCGAAAAAGCCTTCCTGATCTTACACATGGGCGGCGAGCCGGTCGGCATCGCAGGCTGGCAGGTGGAAAATCTCGTCGCGCGCACAGACGAACTCTATCTCGACCCGAAAATCTCCGCCGACAAAGCGCTTCCGCTTCTCATTCAGGAAGTGGAAGAAGCCTCCAGCGTCTTGCAGTGTGAGGCGTCGCTCGTCTTTCCGCCGATGGACCTCGTCGGCTTCGATGCGGTGTGGAAGAATCTCGGCTACTCGCGCCGCTCCCCGGAATCGCTCGGCTCGCAGGCGTGGATGGAAGCCGCCAACGAATCCATGCCGCGCGGCGGGGCTTTATTCTTCAAACAACTCCGCGCCGACCGAGTGTTGAGACCGATCTAA